From one Bacteroidota bacterium genomic stretch:
- a CDS encoding glutathione peroxidase: protein MLSVLLTFLMLLQPDASIYSFKVKDINGKTIDFSSYKGKKILIVNTASECGYTPQYADLEKLHKQYGKKVVVIGFPANNFGGQEPGTNQEIKSFCSKNYNVSFLMAEKVSVKGSDISPLFKWLIAQENPDFKGDIGWNFEKILLDENGKVIRRYKSKVKPLDAAITGAL, encoded by the coding sequence ATGTTAAGTGTACTTCTTACCTTCCTCATGCTCCTGCAGCCGGATGCATCCATTTACTCATTTAAAGTGAAAGATATAAATGGTAAAACAATTGATTTTTCCTCTTACAAAGGAAAGAAAATACTAATCGTTAATACCGCTTCGGAATGTGGCTACACACCTCAATATGCCGACCTTGAAAAATTACATAAGCAGTATGGAAAAAAAGTGGTGGTAATAGGATTTCCTGCGAATAATTTTGGCGGACAGGAACCGGGAACCAATCAGGAAATTAAATCCTTTTGTTCAAAGAATTACAATGTATCCTTTTTGATGGCAGAGAAGGTATCGGTGAAGGGCAGCGATATCTCTCCCCTATTCAAATGGCTTATTGCTCAGGAAAATCCTGATTTTAAAGGAGATATTGGATGGAATTTTGAGAAAATCCTGCTGGATGAAAATGGAAAAGTGATTCGCCGTTATAAATCTAAAGTTAAACCACTGGATGCTGCGATTACCGGCGCATTGTAA
- a CDS encoding metal-dependent hydrolase encodes MGEAFFWGIFTHPLLDAFTLYGTQLFLPFSDYRVALNTISIVDPGYTLPLLLSMILVMVFRRRKPDLSFAINKAGLVLSSGYLILTIFNKWYVERIFSAALKEQRIAVGNSLSNPVLFSNLLWYCVARNDSNCYIGYYSLLQESKTVSFESYQRNTILLNAIKDKEGLEKLQWFSKNFYVAEMKNDTLCFYDVRFGKTDLFSKEDNEKTFVFYFKIPEPEKHPLMIQQYISREDMNFSEFMDQLYRRIKSEH; translated from the coding sequence TTGGGTGAAGCTTTTTTCTGGGGTATTTTTACGCATCCCCTCCTCGACGCATTTACACTCTATGGAACCCAGCTGTTTTTGCCTTTTAGCGACTACAGAGTGGCATTGAATACCATTTCTATTGTTGATCCCGGCTATACCCTACCCTTACTCTTAAGTATGATTTTGGTGATGGTTTTTCGACGCAGGAAACCCGACCTTTCATTTGCGATCAATAAAGCCGGATTGGTATTAAGTAGTGGATATTTGATTTTGACGATTTTTAATAAATGGTATGTGGAACGGATCTTTTCAGCCGCTCTAAAGGAACAGCGAATAGCAGTAGGCAATAGCCTGTCTAATCCGGTATTGTTTAGTAATTTGTTATGGTACTGTGTAGCCAGAAATGATTCAAATTGTTATATCGGTTACTACTCATTGTTGCAGGAAAGCAAAACCGTATCTTTCGAATCTTATCAGAGAAATACGATTTTACTGAATGCTATAAAGGATAAGGAAGGTCTGGAAAAGCTACAGTGGTTCAGTAAAAATTTTTACGTTGCTGAGATGAAGAATGACACGCTGTGTTTTTACGATGTGCGTTTTGGTAAAACGGACTTGTTTTCGAAAGAAGATAATGAGAAGACTTTTGTTTTTTATTTTAAAATCCCCGAGCCGGAGAAACATCCGCTAATGATTCAACAATACATTTCCAGAGAAGATATGAATTTTAGTGAATTTATGGATCAGCTATACAGGAGAATTAAAAGTGAGCATTAA
- a CDS encoding phage holin family protein, with the protein MKFLIKIVTTAISVFLIANLMPGVEVKGLTTALLVSLLLVLMNVYVKPILIFLTFPITIVTLGLFLLVINATIILITSYLLKDGFKVDGFWIAMLFSIVLSMITSLIDLLIEKEKGADF; encoded by the coding sequence ATGAAATTCCTGATTAAAATTGTAACTACCGCCATATCGGTTTTTTTGATAGCGAACCTGATGCCCGGCGTAGAGGTGAAGGGACTTACAACAGCATTACTGGTTTCCTTATTGCTCGTTTTAATGAATGTTTATGTCAAACCCATTCTTATTTTTTTAACGTTTCCAATAACGATTGTGACTCTCGGGTTATTTCTATTGGTCATAAACGCGACCATTATTCTGATCACGTCTTATTTGCTAAAAGATGGTTTTAAGGTAGACGGATTTTGGATTGCCATGTTATTCAGCATCGTTCTATCGATGATCACTTCATTGATTGATTTATTGATCGAAAAAGAAAAGGGAGCAGATTTTTAG
- a CDS encoding metal-dependent hydrolase — protein sequence MDSITQFVLGAALGELVAGKKAGNKALFWGGVAGTIPDLDIVFSPLFTELENLSVHRGFSHSLVFGFLAAPVFGWLVSKIYRKPSAMVLKDWVKLFSGVFLRIPSSTHLHSMEPSCFCLLATTEWH from the coding sequence GTGGATAGTATTACTCAATTTGTACTTGGTGCTGCTTTAGGAGAATTAGTTGCAGGGAAGAAAGCCGGAAACAAAGCCTTGTTTTGGGGCGGTGTTGCCGGCACTATACCCGATCTGGATATTGTTTTTAGTCCCTTATTTACTGAACTGGAGAATCTATCGGTACATCGTGGTTTTAGTCATAGCTTGGTTTTTGGATTTCTTGCAGCCCCTGTATTTGGTTGGTTAGTGAGCAAGATATATCGTAAACCATCGGCGATGGTGTTAAAGGATTGGGTGAAGCTTTTTTCTGGGGTATTTTTACGCATCCCCTCCTCGACGCATTTACACTCTATGGAACCCAGCTGTTTTTGCCTTTTAGCGACTACAGAGTGGCATTGA
- a CDS encoding HAMP domain-containing histidine kinase, translating to MNKVRFRVIVLIMSIAMLGLIAMQAYWLKHDFELKARQFDQNVMLAMNRMVEQIEESENLRIVVKNYIANGDSSVTSHGMNDSLLRILTEIASDAPPPPPQPGALMEFRKEINSRIDSYRQKNDERKKSGEAGLFRLDSALDIRIEKDIQQKEIIALKLEEQHFLPDSMEWMTEKRMQTRLQKLNSMMQKLTFQIVDPNGNIFDRISKRSLDSIVRVEMKNWNIGNEYSYGIIKNSGNTVLYADSLADTSGILSSNFKLTLFPNDVFKKDDVLSIVIKDKNNYLLNSILPLLALSFIFTGLVIWGFSYTLRVILRQKKLAEMKNDFINNMTHEFKTPIATIAIANDSMNDPRVYQSPEKLRFYTDIIRDENQRMLRQVETVLQMAQIDKGEMVFNMEIIALEDLVDAAISSMKLTVEQRGGGITKKWKAIPSMINADPNHMMNVIINLLDNANKYSPEAPEILIESANEGNIISVSISDKGIGMTPEVQRKIFDNFYRVSSGNVHDVKGFGLGLSYVKAIMDKHSGTVEVISEPGKGSTFTLKIPIAKS from the coding sequence ATGAACAAAGTAAGGTTTCGGGTTATAGTGCTCATCATGAGTATAGCGATGCTGGGTCTCATTGCTATGCAGGCCTATTGGCTGAAGCATGATTTCGAATTAAAAGCCCGGCAATTTGATCAGAATGTGATGCTGGCTATGAATAGAATGGTGGAGCAAATTGAAGAAAGTGAAAACCTTCGCATAGTAGTGAAGAATTATATAGCGAATGGTGATTCGTCTGTTACGAGTCATGGTATGAATGATAGTCTATTACGCATACTGACTGAAATCGCCTCGGATGCGCCGCCACCTCCGCCTCAACCCGGAGCCTTGATGGAATTCAGAAAAGAGATCAATAGCCGCATCGACTCCTACAGACAGAAAAATGATGAACGCAAGAAGTCGGGAGAAGCAGGGCTTTTCAGATTGGACTCTGCACTTGATATCAGAATAGAAAAAGATATTCAGCAAAAGGAAATCATCGCCTTGAAACTGGAGGAACAGCATTTTCTTCCTGATTCCATGGAATGGATGACTGAAAAACGGATGCAAACACGATTGCAAAAGTTAAATTCCATGATGCAGAAGTTGACTTTTCAGATTGTTGATCCAAATGGAAATATTTTTGATAGGATCAGTAAACGATCTCTGGACTCTATTGTAAGAGTGGAGATGAAGAACTGGAATATCGGGAATGAATATAGTTATGGTATAATCAAGAACAGCGGAAATACAGTACTTTATGCCGACTCCCTCGCAGATACTTCGGGCATTTTATCCAGCAACTTTAAATTAACACTTTTCCCGAATGATGTATTTAAAAAAGATGATGTATTGTCCATTGTAATAAAAGATAAAAACAATTATTTGCTGAATAGCATCCTGCCTTTACTCGCCTTGTCTTTCATTTTCACCGGACTTGTTATCTGGGGTTTCTCCTATACTTTGCGTGTGATACTCCGTCAGAAAAAACTGGCAGAAATGAAGAATGATTTTATCAATAATATGACACATGAGTTCAAAACTCCAATTGCGACCATTGCCATCGCCAATGACTCCATGAATGATCCCAGAGTATATCAATCTCCCGAAAAACTAAGGTTCTATACGGATATCATTCGTGATGAAAATCAAAGGATGCTACGGCAAGTGGAAACAGTTCTTCAAATGGCCCAAATTGATAAAGGAGAAATGGTTTTTAATATGGAAATCATAGCACTGGAAGACCTTGTAGATGCAGCCATTTCCAGCATGAAACTTACAGTGGAACAACGTGGAGGAGGGATCACAAAAAAATGGAAGGCAATACCATCTATGATCAATGCCGATCCCAATCATATGATGAATGTAATCATCAATTTGCTCGATAATGCGAATAAGTATAGTCCTGAAGCACCGGAAATTTTAATAGAATCCGCAAATGAAGGCAATATCATATCTGTGAGTATATCCGACAAAGGAATAGGGATGACCCCTGAGGTGCAAAGAAAAATTTTCGATAATTTTTATAGGGTATCATCGGGAAATGTTCATGATGTGAAAGGCTTTGGATTAGGTCTGAGCTATGTTAAAGCGATCATGGATAAACACTCCGGAACCGTCGAAGTAATAAGTGAACCTGGAAAGGGGAGTACATTCACATTGAAAATTCCAATTGCTAAATCATAA
- a CDS encoding cyanophycinase: protein MPIIKGKLIAIGGNEDKGTEPEPNFQQKNNLNFFELQILSRIVHECKSLKDAHIEVITTASSIPQEVGENYLHAFGKIGCTNIKIMHIRDRSDAQTPEFIERIKSCEAVMMTGGNQLRLSTIFGGTEILAVLHQRLQEEDFIIAGTSAGAMAMSNTMIYQGSSAGALIKGEVKITTGLAFIKDVIIDSHFDKRGRFGRLAQAVASNPSCIGIGLGEDTGVLIKNNNHLEAIGSGLVIIVDGHGIRHSNIADLTEGSPISIENLVVHVMTKGNAYELKERRFLIEEKVVS from the coding sequence ATGCCGATAATTAAGGGAAAATTAATAGCCATTGGGGGGAACGAAGATAAAGGGACAGAACCGGAACCAAATTTTCAGCAGAAAAACAATCTCAATTTTTTTGAACTTCAAATACTATCACGAATAGTTCATGAGTGTAAAAGCTTAAAAGATGCTCATATTGAAGTCATTACAACCGCCTCCAGTATACCTCAGGAAGTAGGTGAAAATTATTTGCATGCCTTCGGTAAAATTGGATGTACCAATATAAAAATCATGCATATCCGGGATAGATCGGATGCACAGACTCCTGAATTTATAGAGCGTATTAAAAGTTGTGAAGCCGTTATGATGACGGGCGGAAATCAATTGCGGCTCAGTACGATTTTTGGAGGAACTGAAATACTGGCGGTACTTCATCAACGTTTGCAAGAGGAAGATTTTATAATAGCCGGTACAAGCGCAGGCGCGATGGCCATGAGCAATACGATGATTTATCAAGGCTCCAGTGCCGGGGCGCTCATCAAAGGCGAAGTTAAAATTACTACCGGTCTTGCTTTTATTAAGGATGTGATCATTGACTCTCATTTTGATAAACGTGGGCGCTTTGGTCGTTTGGCACAGGCTGTTGCTTCAAATCCTTCCTGTATTGGAATCGGTTTAGGAGAAGATACCGGTGTATTGATAAAAAATAATAATCATCTGGAAGCAATCGGTTCCGGCTTAGTAATTATTGTTGATGGACACGGAATAAGACATTCCAACATTGCAGATCTTACTGAAGGTTCGCCTATAAGTATTGAAAATCTGGTGGTCCATGTGATGACCAAGGGGAATGCGTATGAATTAAAAGAAAGACGTTTTTTAATTGAAGAAAAAGTGGTTTCCTGA
- a CDS encoding magnesium chelatase has translation MKSFLKNIDKIHTLGQLRESDYRSQGVKSEMRENLMEALKSGQTLFKPIKGYEDSVIPHLENAILSRHNIILLGLRGQAKTRLSRLMVDLLDEYVPVIDQSELNDDPFHPLSSFGRDRIQEAGEDTPISWLHRDERYIEKLATPDVSVADLIGDLDPIKAAALRLTYADERVIHYGLIPRSHRCIFVINELPDLQPRIQVALFNILQEGDIQIRGFRLRLPLDIQFVFTANPEDYTNRGSIVTPLKDRIGSQILTHYPRTVEISASITQQESKIPADQKNNIHIPPLLLRLIEQVAFEARKSEYIDQKSGVSARLTISALENLYSAVQRRMLMNNEKSATARIADLYGAIPAITGKVELVYEGELEGIANVAYMLIGKAIRAEYVNYFPDPERMKKSKQRNPYADILQWFNEGNELDILHTVSQKKYSEVLSAVKGLKTVMKEYVQDTPEEDKLFLLEFILHGLSEYSQISKRKLDGSMKFSDLVGSIFKMDQESKDE, from the coding sequence GTGAAATCATTTCTTAAGAATATTGATAAAATCCATACCCTTGGACAATTGCGTGAGTCGGACTATCGCTCGCAAGGCGTGAAGAGCGAGATGAGGGAGAACCTGATGGAAGCATTGAAAAGTGGGCAGACTCTTTTTAAACCCATTAAAGGCTACGAAGATTCCGTCATTCCGCATTTAGAAAATGCTATTCTCTCCCGACATAACATCATTTTATTAGGATTAAGAGGTCAGGCTAAGACCCGTCTCAGTCGCCTGATGGTAGATTTACTGGATGAATATGTTCCGGTTATTGATCAAAGCGAGTTAAATGATGATCCCTTTCATCCTCTTTCCTCTTTTGGCAGAGATCGTATTCAGGAAGCCGGAGAAGATACTCCCATTTCCTGGTTACACAGGGATGAACGCTATATAGAGAAGTTGGCTACACCCGATGTTTCTGTTGCTGACCTTATTGGCGATTTGGATCCTATTAAGGCAGCAGCATTGCGATTAACGTATGCGGACGAAAGAGTCATTCACTATGGATTAATCCCACGATCACACCGTTGTATTTTTGTCATCAACGAATTGCCCGACTTACAGCCCCGCATTCAGGTGGCATTATTTAATATTTTACAAGAGGGAGATATTCAGATCCGTGGATTCCGTTTGCGCTTACCATTAGATATCCAGTTTGTGTTTACTGCCAATCCGGAAGACTATACCAACCGCGGATCTATCGTTACTCCACTCAAGGATCGGATTGGGAGTCAGATTCTGACACATTATCCACGTACTGTGGAGATATCAGCCAGTATCACACAACAGGAGTCAAAAATCCCGGCTGACCAGAAAAACAACATTCATATTCCACCGCTCTTACTTCGACTCATTGAGCAAGTGGCTTTTGAAGCCCGAAAGAGTGAATACATCGATCAGAAAAGTGGTGTTTCGGCTCGCTTGACAATATCAGCACTGGAGAATTTATACAGTGCAGTACAGCGACGTATGCTGATGAATAATGAGAAATCAGCTACAGCTCGAATTGCTGACCTTTACGGCGCTATTCCTGCCATAACCGGAAAGGTGGAGCTCGTTTATGAAGGAGAGTTGGAAGGCATTGCCAATGTAGCCTATATGCTGATCGGCAAAGCTATTCGTGCCGAGTATGTGAATTACTTCCCTGATCCGGAAAGGATGAAAAAGTCGAAGCAAAGAAATCCTTATGCGGACATTCTCCAATGGTTCAACGAAGGAAATGAATTGGATATTCTTCATACCGTTTCACAGAAAAAGTACAGTGAAGTTTTATCCGCCGTGAAAGGACTTAAAACGGTGATGAAAGAATACGTTCAAGATACCCCGGAAGAAGATAAATTATTTTTGTTGGAATTCATCCTGCATGGACTTTCAGAGTATTCCCAAATCAGCAAGCGAAAGCTGGATGGTAGTATGAAATTCAGTGATCTTGTCGGAAGTATTTTTAAGATGGATCAGGAGAGTAAGGACGAATAG
- the cphA gene encoding cyanophycin synthetase: MWKKWRSAPSNLIEGFSERLEKMFPTMYEHECSEGHPGGFFKRVADGTWMGHVVEHIALEIQTLAGMDVGFGRTRSTSEPGVYNVVFTYMEEKVGIYAAKAAVRIVEALVEGKEYPLEDDIQKMRELREDERLGPSTGSIVEEAAARGIPWIRLNRHSLVMLGYGVNQKRIQATITSQTGSIAVEIACDKEETKNLLEAANIPVPKGRIIYDEEDLENAIVSIGFPMVIKPVNGNHGRGATINIRTKEDAVEALGLAKKISRAVICEKYITGFDHRVLVIDYKFVAAAKRTPAMVKGDGKQTIQQLIDQVNKDPRRGYGHEKVLTAIKVDEMTNNILLEKGLTLESVLPAGEILYLKSTANISTGGTATDISDHVHPHNIFMAERIARIIGLDICGIDIMADDLGLPISETGGAILEVNAAPGFRMHLAPTEGLPRNVAEPVINMLFPPGAAFKIPIVAVTGTNGKTTTTRLMAHIAKTAGYKVGFTTTDGIYIQNIMMQRGDCTGPQSAEFVLKDPTVDFAVLETARGGILRAGLGFHQCDIGIVTNVAADHLGLKDINSLEDMARVKSIVPEAVMPGGYAILNADDELVYGMAKGLQCNVAYFSMDEKNPLVEEHCEKGGLAAIAENGFITICKGTWKIRVEKIVNIPLTFRGKAAFMIQNILPAVLTGFIRNFKIEDIRLALETFIPSPVQTPGRMNMFEFRKFNVMVDYAHNPAGFQAISKFIEKIEAKPKIGIIAGVGDRRDEDIIALGTLAAKMFDEIIVRQDRNLRGRSEREIIDLMLQGVHKIDVNKKYTVIPSEPEAIDYAFKNAKKGSFIVICSDVVPDALDQVMKYKEEEDKFELKSEDIPNQHEQIKPGVTTG; this comes from the coding sequence ATCTGGAAGAAATGGAGGAGCGCCCCTTCAAATTTGATTGAAGGATTCTCAGAAAGGCTGGAAAAAATGTTTCCAACTATGTATGAACATGAATGTTCAGAAGGACATCCGGGAGGCTTTTTCAAGCGTGTCGCTGATGGAACCTGGATGGGGCATGTGGTTGAACATATTGCTCTGGAAATACAAACACTTGCCGGAATGGATGTAGGGTTCGGCAGAACAAGATCTACTTCCGAGCCGGGTGTTTATAACGTGGTTTTCACCTACATGGAAGAAAAGGTGGGCATTTATGCAGCAAAGGCCGCAGTTCGGATAGTCGAGGCGTTAGTGGAAGGCAAAGAGTATCCGCTGGAAGATGATATCCAAAAGATGCGTGAATTGCGTGAAGATGAACGACTGGGCCCAAGTACCGGCTCTATTGTGGAAGAAGCAGCAGCAAGGGGGATTCCATGGATTCGTTTGAACCGGCATTCCCTGGTGATGCTGGGCTATGGTGTTAACCAAAAGAGAATTCAGGCGACTATTACCAGTCAGACCGGTAGTATTGCTGTTGAAATTGCCTGTGATAAAGAAGAAACCAAGAATCTTCTGGAAGCGGCAAATATTCCCGTGCCTAAAGGCCGGATAATTTATGATGAGGAAGATTTGGAGAATGCGATTGTTTCCATAGGTTTTCCGATGGTCATTAAACCCGTGAATGGAAATCATGGTCGTGGTGCAACCATTAATATTAGAACAAAAGAGGATGCGGTTGAGGCGTTAGGATTAGCGAAGAAAATCTCCCGGGCCGTAATTTGTGAAAAGTATATTACCGGATTTGATCACCGCGTATTAGTCATCGATTACAAGTTTGTAGCCGCTGCTAAAAGAACTCCGGCTATGGTAAAGGGTGATGGTAAACAAACTATTCAGCAACTCATTGATCAGGTAAACAAAGACCCGCGTCGTGGCTATGGTCATGAAAAGGTGCTCACTGCAATTAAAGTAGATGAGATGACCAATAATATCTTACTTGAGAAAGGATTGACATTGGAAAGTGTATTGCCTGCCGGAGAAATTTTATACCTTAAATCGACTGCAAATATTTCCACCGGAGGTACTGCAACGGATATAAGTGATCATGTTCACCCACATAATATTTTTATGGCGGAGCGAATCGCTCGTATTATAGGTCTTGATATTTGCGGTATTGATATTATGGCAGATGATCTTGGTTTGCCCATTTCAGAGACAGGAGGCGCAATTCTTGAAGTGAATGCTGCACCCGGTTTCCGCATGCATCTCGCTCCTACAGAAGGTCTGCCACGCAATGTAGCCGAACCGGTTATTAATATGTTGTTTCCTCCGGGTGCTGCCTTTAAAATACCCATAGTTGCCGTTACCGGGACCAATGGAAAAACCACCACTACCCGACTCATGGCGCATATCGCGAAAACGGCGGGATATAAAGTTGGATTTACAACTACCGATGGTATTTACATCCAGAATATCATGATGCAACGCGGAGATTGTACAGGTCCTCAAAGTGCTGAATTTGTTTTAAAAGATCCTACTGTGGATTTTGCTGTTCTTGAAACCGCCAGAGGTGGTATTCTCAGGGCAGGTTTGGGATTTCATCAATGCGATATTGGTATTGTGACCAATGTCGCAGCGGATCATCTTGGATTAAAAGATATCAATTCACTGGAAGATATGGCCAGGGTGAAATCGATTGTTCCGGAAGCGGTGATGCCCGGCGGTTATGCTATCCTGAACGCCGATGACGAATTGGTTTATGGAATGGCTAAAGGCTTGCAATGCAATGTTGCTTATTTTTCAATGGATGAGAAAAATCCACTCGTAGAAGAACATTGTGAAAAAGGTGGACTTGCTGCGATTGCTGAAAATGGATTTATCACAATCTGTAAAGGCACATGGAAAATCAGAGTGGAGAAAATTGTAAATATACCCCTCACCTTCCGCGGAAAAGCTGCCTTTATGATTCAGAATATTTTACCGGCAGTGCTTACAGGTTTCATACGGAATTTTAAAATAGAAGATATTCGTTTGGCCTTAGAAACATTTATTCCATCACCGGTTCAAACGCCGGGACGAATGAATATGTTTGAATTCAGGAAGTTTAATGTAATGGTGGATTATGCTCATAATCCTGCCGGATTTCAGGCGATTTCCAAGTTCATCGAAAAGATTGAAGCAAAACCTAAGATTGGAATTATAGCGGGTGTTGGTGATCGCAGAGATGAAGATATTATCGCTTTGGGTACTCTGGCAGCTAAGATGTTTGATGAAATTATTGTACGTCAGGACCGCAATTTGAGAGGAAGATCAGAGCGTGAAATCATCGACTTGATGCTTCAGGGCGTACATAAGATAGACGTGAATAAAAAGTATACAGTAATACCCAGTGAGCCTGAAGCCATTGATTATGCATTCAAGAATGCAAAAAAAGGATCATTCATTGTTATCTGCAGCGATGTGGTTCCGGATGCGCTGGATCAGGTCATGAAGTATAAAGAGGAAGAGGATAAATTTGAGTTAAAGTCAGAGGATATTCCGAATCAACATGAGCAAATCAAACCCGGAGTTACTACAGGCTAA
- a CDS encoding ATP-binding cassette domain-containing protein encodes MLLAIKDVNFNYGKLSVLTGVHMNISAGEIHGLVGVNGSGKTTLLRLITGLLSPITGSIQWDNRNVRVTDIIYMESNLFFYPNMTGRDYLDFFSANNKQFRLKEWNEIFQLPLDEFIDSYSSGMQRKLSIMGVLALDRPVLLLDEPFNALDLEAVELLKKLVLVLKEEGKTILLTSHVLETLTGTCDEIHYLNAGTIRSSYTRNLFDKLKEEITAFTSDKYSENIQKALRKSDGMDAEDK; translated from the coding sequence ATGTTACTGGCCATTAAAGATGTAAATTTTAATTACGGAAAGTTATCTGTGCTCACCGGCGTTCATATGAATATTTCCGCGGGCGAGATTCATGGATTAGTAGGTGTAAACGGTTCCGGAAAAACAACTTTGTTAAGATTGATCACCGGATTACTTTCTCCGATAACAGGAAGTATACAATGGGATAATAGAAATGTGAGAGTAACAGATATCATTTACATGGAATCTAATTTGTTCTTTTATCCCAATATGACCGGTCGTGATTACCTCGACTTCTTTTCCGCCAACAATAAGCAATTCAGGTTGAAGGAGTGGAATGAAATATTTCAATTACCATTGGATGAATTTATTGATTCCTATAGCTCCGGTATGCAAAGAAAACTCTCTATTATGGGAGTATTGGCATTGGACAGACCGGTTTTATTACTGGATGAACCATTTAATGCGTTGGATTTGGAGGCGGTAGAACTCCTTAAAAAATTAGTGTTAGTGTTAAAGGAAGAAGGTAAGACCATCCTCCTCACCTCACACGTATTGGAAACACTTACCGGTACCTGTGACGAAATTCATTATTTAAATGCAGGAACAATTCGTTCTTCTTATACTAGAAATTTGTTTGATAAGTTGAAGGAAGAAATTACTGCTTTTACTTCTGATAAATACAGTGAAAACATTCAAAAAGCACTTCGAAAAAGCGATGGAATGGATGCTGAAGACAAATAG
- a CDS encoding response regulator transcription factor encodes MNANILLVEDDVNFGNVLKNFLELNEYRVTLVRDGIEGLHTSAKGGFDLIILDVMMPKLDGFSLAKQIREQDKKTPVFFLTAKSMKEDMITGYRIGGDDYLTKPFDTDVLLYKIKNVLKRSLGINELEDKSDFTIGKYNFDYKLRIIKNGEESIQISPKEAELLRLLCLHKNDLLPRTKALKIIWGDDNYFNGRSMDVFITKLRKYLKNDPDIEIVSLHGKGVRLLVKE; translated from the coding sequence ATGAACGCCAATATTCTATTAGTGGAGGATGATGTTAATTTTGGAAATGTATTAAAGAATTTCCTGGAATTAAATGAGTATCGTGTCACCTTGGTGCGTGATGGCATTGAAGGACTCCACACCTCTGCTAAAGGAGGTTTTGATCTGATCATCCTGGATGTGATGATGCCCAAACTGGACGGATTCTCTCTGGCGAAGCAGATCCGTGAGCAGGATAAAAAAACACCTGTTTTCTTTCTTACCGCAAAAAGCATGAAGGAAGACATGATCACCGGCTATCGCATTGGCGGGGATGATTATTTAACAAAACCTTTCGATACGGATGTGCTTCTCTATAAAATCAAGAATGTTTTGAAGAGATCATTGGGAATAAATGAACTGGAGGATAAATCGGATTTTACCATAGGAAAATACAACTTCGATTATAAGTTGAGGATCATAAAAAATGGTGAGGAGTCCATACAGATTTCTCCTAAGGAAGCAGAATTATTGCGGCTACTTTGTCTTCATAAAAACGATCTCCTGCCTCGCACAAAAGCGTTAAAAATCATTTGGGGAGACGACAACTATTTTAACGGTAGAAGTATGGATGTCTTTATAACAAAGCTGCGTAAGTACCTGAAGAACGATCCCGACATCGAAATCGTTTCACTTCATGGTAAGGGGGTACGACTCCTTGTGAAAGAGTAG